The sequence CCCTGCTCTCATCAATCTCACAGCTGGGGACAATCCCAGGTGGCTTCAAGCCTGTCTGGCACCATTGGCCCCTGGCAGAGCCCAGCTGGCTGTTCCTAgtcccctgctcctccagcatgCCCCTGGGAATGACATCCAGGAGTGTTTGTGCTAACACCTTCCGAGGGACAGATCACCCTGGAGGTTCTCCCATGGCTCCTCCTTGCCTTTCTGGAAAAGGGCTATGGCAGTTGCTCCGATTGCCGCAAGTCTCCCCAGATCAGCAGGCCCTTCTGGAGAGCATGGCTTCacactggcacagcacagctcccaccAGCCCTGCAATGCTTCACAGCTGGTTGGTAAACACTTTAATTGATACAGTGAAAGGACCACTGCCAGCCCCAACTGGagttcagctgctgctctgcttggccGCCAGTCTCTTGTCTCTCTCTTCAGCAATGGTCAGGCGGATGCCCTTTCCGCGGGGCAGGGAGATCCACGGCTTGTTGCCCtacaggaagggagaagaagcCAGCTCACCTCAAGAAACTGGGACAGAGACAGAGCTCTCCCAcaaagggggaaaagcagcagaagcctCTGCTCATGCTAGGCCACATACACATGGCTGTGGCACTGGCCCAGCAGAAGCCTCTTAGGAAGGTGCCAAAGGTGTACAGGCCTACATCAGCCACTTTCACTCACATCCATGAAGAATGCACTTCAGCCAAAACAGAGCCACCATCCCTTTCCAACCTGGACAGGGATGGCAGGACAGCAGAGGCACTGGGGCCAGAGGGCACCCTCAGTTAGAAGGGCAGCCCAGGTCACATGATGATctgagcactgctcagctccCAACTCTCACAAAGTTTAAAAACTGACAGAGCTGCTTCTTGTAAACGTCCCCATTCCTGCATTTAGAGATGCTTCCCCTTCACAGAGCAGGCAGACCAGAGCAGGCAGAACCACAGGGAGTGTCACAGTGTGGGAAGGCACTTGCCTGCATAATACACCAAGGCCTCCCTGCTTCAGCCAGCAGCCCCCCAACAACAGAAGAGAACCCACCCGCCCTGTGTCCATGCAGGCTTACTTTGCCAATAACGAAGATGTTGGAGAGCCTGGTGGCAAAGCTGTTGCCATTGGCGTCCTTCACGTGAACCACATCAAATGACCCAGGGTGTCTCTCCCGGTTGGTGATCACCCCAATACGGCCCAAATTGGCACCACCGGTCACCATACAGAGGTTACCTGGGGTGAACAAAACCAAGAGCTGGTACCAGATGCCATGGCAATGCCCCTCAGCTTGGGCTCTTTGAGGAGCACTGCTGGAGAAGGGCAGGGACAGAGTGGCCACCAGAGTACCTGGTGACACCTACATCCCATAGGAATCCTGGCAGCACCCGAGGAGCCAAACAGCAATCTGGTCTTGATGCCCATACCAAACATTTCCCACCACCTTCTCAGCTGCGGCAGCACGAAGGAAGCGTTCTCATACCACTTGTCCTGGCACTGCTCATGGCTCTGCAACTGAAATCTCCCACAGCAAGAATCTCCCTACAGCTGCCCAGAGATTTCCATTCACAGCCCCACGAGAGCCAGGCTCAAGCAACTTCTCCACCAGCGTGATGCTTCCACTTGGTGCCTGCTCGCTCTTGGAACCACTCCAAGCCCCTATGTCAAATGCCTCTCACTGCCAGCACACAGGAGGAATCCCTCCTGCAGGTGGAGATGCTCCAAGGAAACCACCCCTTTCCCAAGGCTGCCACCACTGCCTTCCTACTTTAGAGCAAAGATGACTGGCATTTACATTGAACTTCCACACAGCTCCCCAGAGCGGggagaaatacagtgttttacATGAGATGCAAGGCCTACCTGTGTCAAACTTGATGAAATCTGTGATCTTGCCCGTCTCCAGGTCAATCTGGACCGTATCATTCACCTTGATGAGGGGGTCCGGATAGCGGATGGTGCGGGCATCGTGAGTGACCAGATGAGGAATTCCTTTGGTGCCCACAAATATCTTCCTCACCTTACACAACTTGTACTGCAAATAAAATCCAACACTGCTCAACTAGGACGACAAGCAGCAGCGTGGACTACGGGACTCTTGTCCCTCAGAGTGCCGCCAGCCACAGCAGGCCTCAgacccaaagcaaaacacatggGTGCTCCAAAGCTTGCAACAGCAGCCCAGGCAGCAACTTGCCTAGCTCACTGCCCCAGCAGTGCcttgtgctccagccctctcaaGGAATGTCTCCTCCTCAGTCTCACCCCGGGCTATGGCTTCAATTCCCCAGGAAAGCCTCCACCAGGGCAGTTCCCCCAGGTTGCCCTGAAGCCTGTGGTCAGGCAGCAGATGCAGAGGCTGCCTTTTTTCAGGATCCAAGAGATATTTTTGTCCCTCCTCCAGAGCACCTCTGTTTCCCTCGTGCCTTTCACCCCAATTCCTTCACAGCCACTGTGGGACTCAAGGGTCAACACAGAGCGGTAGCCAGAGGTAAAAACTTATcatggagaggaaggggggCGGGTAGAGTCCCCGAACGCACACCACAGCCAGCTACAGCACAGCCAGCTCTTTCCTCAGCATCACTGTGTGCTTATACAGCCTGCCCCTAGGGAGAACAggtgaagagcagcacagacTTGCAGTTCAGGCACACCAACACACTTGGGTTAAGGAAATACATGTGGGAATCGCCCCCCAACACTGAGGGCCTAAGGGCAGTTTTGTAAACACTTCCATAACAGACCTGGGAAGGAGTTCAAGGCTTTTGCACCACAGGCGGTACCATGTTTCAGATCACACTTGGCTTGCAGAGTCCTATGCTAAGGTCCACCACACCAGAGCCATTGCCACCCCAAAGCTCCCTGTGAAAGTAACCTAGCCCATGCCTACAGATGTCATTTTAAGCACCAAACAATGCACCTGCAGTCACCTCGGAGTTGCTTTCATGTCACCAAAAGATTTCCCCCCGCCAAAGGTTTTATACTCCAACACTGAAGGCCCTGATTTTCTCAAGGGTGGCATGGACTCAGCTCTCAGGGAAGAGAGCCAGCACCTCCCATTCAGGACATGCCAAAAAGGAAACCCCATCCCAGTCAAACCCAACTGGGCCAACATTTATGCCAAGCTGAAGCTCCTCACCTTGGCCTCTTCAGCTGTGATGCGGTGAACAGCAAACCGGCCTTTGGTATCGTACACCAAGCGAAAATGCTCGCCCGTCTTCTCAATGCTGATGACATCTGATTTCAGAGAGCGACATAAAATAGCAGTTGTTATCAGCTAGAGGTTACAATACATTGTAACTTGGCACCAAGCtcacattaaaaatgaactaGGGGCAGCTAAACAAGGCTTCAGGTGTGAATGATGAGGTTGCCATCTCCTTTTGACTACAAGCCCACAGCTTTTCATGTGATACAGTGCAAATAAGCAAAAACTGCCAAAGGCTGAAGTCTGAACAGCAATTTACACAAATGTAAGCAGGTAATTACAGGCTACAGATATCACGCTTTAGTATTCATTCCAGTGCACAACCTCAAACTAAATAACAACTGCTTATACTTACCTTTTCTTTGACTCCATCAGGAACGCATCTTTCTCCCCAGATTGTGCTAGCCTCACAAAACATCCCCCAccagtgcagcagagctgcctgagGTACCTCCCCCGGCCCCTCCTGCTCACCCATGAAGCCTGCAGGGTAGGTGATGTCTGTGCGGACTTTGCCATCTATTTTGATGAACCTTTGCATGCAAATCTTCTTGACCTCGTCTCCTGTCAGAGCATATTTCAGCCTGTTCCGCAGGAAGATGATGAGTGGAAGGCACTCCCTCAGCTTGTGAGGGCCTGTCGATGGACGGGGTGCCTGCACAAACAGAAGCTTTCTGCTGGCTGCTCaagcacaacagcagcattgACTATCCCCACGGGGAAGAATACTACTGTCCTGACAGCTCTTGCAGTAGCATCTGTGGACAGGTGCTTGAAGCCTAACTGCCAAACAGGCAGTGAAAGGCTGCAGGTATCTTTCCTTGGTATTCACAGCACCCTTCCCCCTCACCACGTCTGGCTAACTTCAGAAAACATTGCCCCAAACACAGTACAACCACCTACTAACCCACCCCAATGAAGGAAAGCCAAAACAAGCAGCAGGTTAAAAAGAGAGCAGCCAATTAGCCCATTTCGCCCCCATTATCCTGCAAAAGAGAACTGTTCGAACAAAAGCTGTTTGCAAAGCTCCTAACAGCAAGCATCCCCTTCTCCCCTGCATTCCCCAACTGCCCAGCTCACCGTCGCCTCTAAGCACCACGCCTGAGCACACCCTTGGTGAAACTGTGGAGCCGCCTGGGCCCGCAGTGAGCGGAAAAGACCGATGCCGCGGGAAGCccaggcccggcccggcccggccccaaCCCCGACCCGCACTCACGAAGACGCCCGTCAGCTTGTCCAGCATCCAGTGCTTGGGCGCAGCTACACGCTTCAGATGCTTCTTGGGGCCGCGAGCCTACAGAACGGGACGCGTTACGGGCCGCTACCAGACTCGGCCACCCCGGCCGCCCCCTCCCCGGCCCCCCGAACTCCCGCCCCCACCCCGGCCCTGGCATGGGGCTCCCTCCCACGTCCTTCGACGCGGCGGAGGCGGAGGCAGCCCGCGGCGGGCGATGGATGGCGATGGATGACGGCACAGAGCGGCCACACCGCGGCCTCACCATGGCTGCGCTCCGCCGGAAAAGAACTACCACTTCCGCTCTGCTGCGAATATGCGGCCTCACCGCAGTGCGCCCCCTTCCGGCCCGGAGGTCTAGTGCTGCCCGATGACACGGCAGACGAGGTGCGTATCCCTCCCGCCCGGGACCGGCTCGGCGCTCCCCTCGGTGTCCTGCTGACGAGCTGCCAGCGGGAGGTGAGGCGGGGTCACAGGTAGCCCTGCCAGTGACGTGGGGTTTCCTCCGTCCCTTCCTCTCCGCAAGCGGCCTCGGCGGCGGCACCCCGCTCCGGGCGGCGGGTGGCTGTGTCCGTGCCGGCGGGGCACGGGGAGGGGGTTGTTGTGGGGAGGGTGACGTTGTGGCCCCGCGGTATAGCAGAGCGTGCGAGGGTGGCACATCCCCCCACTCAGGGGCGGAGGAGGCTCGGAAACTCCAGGTACTCCGTCTGCCCCGGGAGCCGATCCGGGGTGGGGGGGCAACGTGCGTGCCGGGTCACCGCTCTCCCGTCGCCCACGGCCCCTCCCTGAGTGCATCTGGACCCCCTGCGACCCCCCGAATTCGACTGTGGGCCTCAGCACCCGCTCTCGACGGCAGTTCGGAGCCAGCGGTCCCCGGCTGGGCTGGCGTGTCCCCATGGGGTCTCCGGGGCACCGCCAGACAGCAGAGTGGACCGGCCCCGTACCGGGCGGCCCCCGGCGGGTCTCCGCAGCATCGCTCCCGCAGCAAGGCGCAGGCGGGACAGAGTTCCCATCCTCGGGGATGATGCGATGGGGACGCCGCGCAGGTGGCAGACCTGGCGCCACCGTGAGGAGGAGGCATGGGAGGTGCGGTGGCCAGACCCTCCTCCCACCCGGACCGCTTCCCACGGAGTACCCCCTTGTCGTCCCGCTTCAGCCTCAGCGCTGAGCTGGACAGGGAAAGGTGCACAGCCGGGGGGACAAAGGTCCTTTCAGATTTTATTGGACAGCAGCTTGAGCCCTCCACCTGCCCGGCCCAGCGAGGTGGCTCCGAGTTGCGGACGGGCAGCGCGGCCCCACCCCTCCTCCATCCCCGAGGGCGGCCCCTTACCGCCGTCGGTCCGGTTCCGAGGGGTCCCTGcgcccccctccccgcccgcaGAGCCGACCCTCGCCCCCCGTGGGGCAGCCGGGGTCCTCGCTGCGCCCGCGGGTCCACGGTGGGGCGACGCCGCAGTCCCCGCCCCGGCCGCCCTCCAGCCTCAGCAGCCGGCCGGCAGGGCCGCGGGGAAGTCGAACTCGTGGTGACCGAGCCAGAGCTCCGGCAACTCCTTCGCCCCGCCCAGGCCAAGCTCCAGCCTCAGCCAACCGAGCACCTCCTCGTCCACCGGGTCCAGTCGATGATGCCGGGGCCGGCAGCAGTTCATTCTGAAGATCAATTTCTTAAACTTTTGTTCATTCTGGTTCCTTTTTCTGTCACGCTctttctgaaattctctttGATTTTCCCAAGCCTTACTCACAGGACTAAATGGGCAAGAAGGAGCTCAAACAGCCTTCTTATATAGCTCAGACATTACACTGGGATGAAATATTTAGAATTTATAGACTTTTTTGGCATaaaacattctgctttcaaTATACTATACTAGTAGGAGACAAAGTGTGGATTTTTATGTATGTGACTTACATGCTTAGCAATTCCCTCAAATATAAATAAtcatatttaattatttttaagaaatatctggtttggggtttgggttttttttttagtctgtttCACTGTAACTTTCCATATTTACTTTATATCATATTGGGTATTTtgcagggttgtttttttttatttggaaggaACTGGGGCTCAGGTGACAGGCTTGTCTGCAGTGGCCATCCAGAATAACTCTGGTGTGATCGAAGTACACTACTCAGAGGATCTGAATCTGGAGGTCCTGTTGAACCAGAACGTCATAAGTTTCTCTGAGCAAAGTTGGATGGACCCAAAAGATTAGTTACaaatatctatatatatctaaatatatacaggacaaggagtaatgtgtttaaacttaaacagggaaagttcaggtcagacataaggaagaagttcttccttgtgagggtgctgaggcactggcataggttgcccagagaagctgtggctgccccatctctggtagtgttcaaggccaggctggacagggctcagagcaacctggtctagtggaaggtgtccctgcccatggcagaggttggaattggatgatcgtaaggtccttctgacccaaaccgttctatgattctatatccaTCTATAGTAAAATATCTCTAGATGCATGCATTGCACCTCTCTTTTCAGCATCCTTTTGCAAAGCAGGCTGCAGGTCACTCAAAAAATGATGTAGGGAGTGAAGCAAAGGACAAGCAATGTCCCAGCttgttacattttattttattattacatgACTTTCTCCAGTTCAGTTGCTGCCAGACTGAGGCAGTCAGTGGTAGTGCACTGCTGGCATGGGCCTTGgtgcaaaaaataaaactgagggCATGGGTGAGAATGCCCTTTCCATCCAACTTGCCTACCTGGCCCTGTGTTTACACTAGCCCAGTGCATGGGTTCTTCTGGCCTTTGAGACTGATGACAGCTACAATATGGGCAGGAATACAGCCACCAGAATTATGGGCTACACATCTCCTTCCAAATAGCCATGGATCAAGCATGCTAGAGAAGCACACCATAGCTATCTGTGTTCCCATGGAGAGGTGTAGCAGGGAGCACATCAGAACCTGCAACCTTTCCTGTTTCGCATCAGCATTACTGGCAGTTAGCCTCGCTGTACCGAAGCGCCCCCAGGAAGAGCAGGTCACCCACTCTGCCAGTAGGCTGGACTGTGGCACGTTCTCCCCTCCCAGAATGTCCCAATAACATAAATTACAACCTTTACCACACCTGGTACTGGCCTGAACTTTCTGGGATGTGAAAGGGTTATGAAGGGATGGCATGCAATCCTGGCAGCAACAGTGAAGTGTTTTCCAGGTGGCTTCAGTGCCCACGTCTTCTATGTCCTCTTTTAGTGACTTGCAGAGTAATGGTTTTCCTTCTCATCCCATGGAGGGTGAAGGGAAGTAAAAGCTCCTTCACATTCTGCTTTGAGCTTACTAATGCAAtttaatctaatctaatctaatatGCAATGAAACCtaccaagaaaaatgaaatataacaaaatatataCTAAAATACAACTGAGTTCCACACTCACCTATCAGGAGCTTTCTTGATCGAtcagatgtttttttctctaaagcCGAAAAGACTATGAAaagttgactttttttcctccagggGTGCAATAATTTGATTAATCTTTATATAAATTTGAGTAATTGACAAATACTCTAAATTTGACCAGAATTTTATCAATAAGCCTCCTATTCAGGAGAGAAAGTTTTCTGTGGGTAgcaatttgtatttttcaaatggctggaaaatataatgaagagcagagggaaggcTACATTGAcaaggagctgcagaagcagagagatgtaggaaggaaaaaaaaatggaaaggcagTGATGGGGCTTGAAG comes from Strigops habroptila isolate Jane chromosome 11, bStrHab1.2.pri, whole genome shotgun sequence and encodes:
- the LOC115614792 gene encoding 40S ribosomal protein S4; the protein is MARGPKKHLKRVAAPKHWMLDKLTGVFAPRPSTGPHKLRECLPLIIFLRNRLKYALTGDEVKKICMQRFIKIDGKVRTDITYPAGFMDVISIEKTGEHFRLVYDTKGRFAVHRITAEEAKYKLCKVRKIFVGTKGIPHLVTHDARTIRYPDPLIKVNDTVQIDLETGKITDFIKFDTGNLCMVTGGANLGRIGVITNRERHPGSFDVVHVKDANGNSFATRLSNIFVIGKGNKPWISLPRGKGIRLTIAEERDKRLAAKQSSS